Part of the Nitrospinota bacterium genome is shown below.
ACAACATTCCGTTTGTTCGGGTGATTTATACCAGTATCAAAAAAGTGGTGCATACGATTTCAGAGACTGAGACGGCTTCATTTCAAAAAATGGTTTTGCTGACCTATCCACGGCCACCCTTAAAAGCTCTTGGAATTGTGAGTGGGAAAACTAAAGGGGAAATTTACGAAAAGAGTTACGAAGAGGCTCTCAACGTTTTTGTTCCCACGTCCCCAAATCCTACGACGGGGTTTCTTTTAATGGTGGCGAAAAAAGATCTGATTTTTTTGGAGATGTCCGTCGAGGAGGGGTTGAAAATGATCATTTCCTTTGGCATGGTGAAGTCCGATCAAGACCAACCAAAGGTGAAGAAGAAGGATGAAATCGCGGAAAGTGCCTAAAAAAACTTTCGCCGGATTATTTTCTTTTTCAGCAGGGTCATTTTTGGGGTGGGATTTTTCTCTGACCGGCTAATTTTTCGCTGATATTCTTGGCCACTGTGACATCCAGCTTGCTGAAAACCTTGCCTGCGATCTTGCTTTTCATTCCCGCAAGAATCTGAATGGCGAGGTCTTCATTGAGGGCTTCAAGGAGAGTCGCCGCTTCCTGAGGCTTCATGGAGGAATAAGCTTTTATAAGCCCGTCAACATTTTTCTTGATCAGGTTTTTCTGGATGCCGATTTGTTCCTGGCTTCTGGTGATGGCGTCGTTAATTTTTTTTAGATCCTGGCCAATCTTCTGTTCCAGAGTTTGCAGCCGTTGCTCCTTCAATGCGATTTCAGCTTCCCGTTGTTTAAGATCCCGGTTTTTTTTCTCAATCATTTCGATCATGCGAAACGTTTCCGGATTGACGCCAGGGACAGGACCGGGCAGGGAAACTTTTTCCGGGGTGGTTTCCTGCTCCCCGGTTTTATCCGTCGGCAATTCTGTTTGCGAGTCTGTGGCCTCTTTCTGAGCGAAAGCAGGGGATACCAGGTTTTCGAACAGTCCAGCGCCGCCGACAGCAAGCAAAAAAAACAGGGCCAGGCTCAAAAAAACAAGGTTTAATTTAAGAGTCTTATATTTTGTCATCATGAATTGAGCCGCCACATGTTGGTGCCGGTTTCGTTATTCAACGCGATCTCGGTTTTTTGTTGCTTCTTTTTAAAAGCCGCTTGTTCCCTTTCCTTGAGAATTTCCATC
Proteins encoded:
- a CDS encoding DUF502 domain-containing protein — encoded protein: MKKLRKAIKKNLIAGLLVTVPAALTYLVLAFVIRNVDKAMDPVLTRVFGPTGLKWMEEYHFPGAGFILLVLFIVMVGLIGTNFFGKKILALSERVLHNIPFVRVIYTSIKKVVHTISETETASFQKMVLLTYPRPPLKALGIVSGKTKGEIYEKSYEEALNVFVPTSPNPTTGFLLMVAKKDLIFLEMSVEEGLKMIISFGMVKSDQDQPKVKKKDEIAESA